The Oncorhynchus mykiss isolate Arlee chromosome 5, USDA_OmykA_1.1, whole genome shotgun sequence DNA window AAAATGTCAGGCCAGTGAGCCTTTTGGAATGTTAACTTTTGATGAGAAATAAAGGTCATTATGTTGATATCCGTTGAAGAGATCATAACAACTGCAATATTCTGTAAAATTTTATATTTTATTGATTAAATTAAAAAGCATATCATATTGATTGTTACAAGATATGAAATGTAAATGCATACAGTTTCATAACATGAAAAATATGTATTAGAAAATGTTTCatccagtgaaataaaaatcAGTCCTCTTGTGAAATGGTGTTCTCTTGTTTCTTCTGTGTGTCGGTGATGCTTCCCTCTGTCTTTGACAGGAATTGTGGGGTTTTCACATCCAGGCTACAGTTGATGGGCACCACTCTCTCTGCCACCTCATCCTCACAAGATAATGGATTCTTTGGTGCCTGAATGTGGAGCTTCCCGTCATGAGCCAGGGAGCAGGTGACTGTCTCAGGATTCACCCCTTCAGGCAGATCAAACTCTTGTCTGAACTCTTGGCATCTGTACGAGTAGGAGCCTTCCCCATCATCCAGCTTCTTCTCTGTCTTCCCACTGACTTTCAGCTTCCTGCCCACCTGCTTGACAGACAGCTCCTCTGGGGAAAAGTCTTTAGTGTCCAGTGTCAGGGCAAAGCCCTCTCCATCTTTATCATGCTTGTAGGAGACTGGTTGGATGGTCAAAGAGGACGGGACATTGTCCAACTCTTCAAAGATCTGCTGCTGGAGTTTTGCCATAAGCTCCAGACTGCTCTTGATCTCTAGCAGGTTTCTCTGTAGTAGATCCCGCTGGCTGAGAAGAGGTCGGACCTCTGGCCATAGACTGCGCACAGGCCAGTAGAAGTCCATCAATGGGCTGAGGGAAGACTGGAATCCTCGGGAACACAGCATCTTCAGTCAATGTTGAGTGTTGAGTCTTGTGTGCTCAGTGTTGGATGTATTGGTTTCTGTCTCGGCAGGGGAAGTTTCACAGCTTTTATATGCTGCCACTTGGAGCTCCAGTGTCTTCAGGAACTTTCCTGTCATTTCCACAGTTCTCCACTGGGTGACACACTGCAGGGAAGTGGTGACGTCACTCCAGCCAGCTTCTAAATCAGGTAGTTCAGTAACAAGCTGGATGGAGTCCACAGTCC harbors:
- the LOC110523813 gene encoding heat shock protein 30: MLCSRGFQSSLSPLMDFYWPVRSLWPEVRPLLSQRDLLQRNLLEIKSSLELMAKLQQQIFEELDNVPSSLTIQPVSYKHDKDGEGFALTLDTKDFSPEELSVKQVGRKLKVSGKTEKKLDDGEGSYSYRCQEFRQEFDLPEGVNPETVTCSLAHDGKLHIQAPKNPLSCEDEVAERVVPINCSLDVKTPQFLSKTEGSITDTQKKQENTISQED